Sequence from the Rutidosis leptorrhynchoides isolate AG116_Rl617_1_P2 chromosome 3, CSIRO_AGI_Rlap_v1, whole genome shotgun sequence genome:
TCTTTAAATTCTTTGACTGTTATCTCTCTCTACAAAAAGCAATACAAAAAGCAAAACCCTAAAAGCAATCTCATATTTGCTCCAGCTACCTGCACATCATTTCAATTTTGCTGGTATGTTCTTCATTTCTCAATCAAAAAGCAGTTAATTTTAGGTAACCCACATCAAGAAAACTTGATTTCTTTAATGGGTTTTCTCATTTAACACTAAAAGTTACAAACTTTATCATCATTCTGTGCTTTTAGGCTCAATTTTTACATTTATTGGGATGGCTCAAGAAGTCAAGATATGGGTTCTTGTCTTTTGTTTTGTTTGTTTTCTGATTCTTGTGAATTCACAGAATTTGACTTGCAATTCCAATGATTTAAGAGGTCTGAGAGGGTTTATAAATGAATTAAAGTCCCCAATTGAAGGATGGTTTTCTTTGAATTCAAATTCATCATCTTTCAATTGTTGTAATTGGGTAGGAATTAACTGTAATATTAATTCTGGCAGGATTGTTGAATTACAACTCCCAAATAAAAGATTAACTGGTGGTTTATCTGATTTAGTTTCTAGTTTAGATCACCTTCAAACACTCAATCTTTCACATAACTTCTTCACAGGCCCTGTTCCAGGTTCGTTATTTCGGTTAGCTTATTTGGAAGTAGTTGATTTGAGTAGTAATGATTTCAATGGTGTTATCCCATTTAGTATAAACTTACCTGCTCTTCAAGTTCTAGACATAACTGATAATGGGTTTAATGGTTCTATTCCTGCTGGTATTTGTGCTAATCTGAATCGAGTTCGTGTACTTAAATTTGCGATGAATTCGTTAAATGGAAATATTCCATTCGAGTTTCGAAATTGTACATTCTTAGAACATATATGTGTAGCTTCCAATTTTCTTTCGGGTGCGGTCCCTGAATTCTTGTTTCAGTTACCAAGATTAACTGAATTGGATCTTCAAGATAATGATTTCAATTTAATCGATGAAATTGGTGATTTTTATAGCCGGATCACCCGTTTAGATGTTTCATTGAATCGACTATCAGGAAGTTTACCCGATTTCTTTCATAAATTTCCAAACTTGACTCATTTTTCAGCTCAATCGAATCGTTTCTCTGGTGGGATTCCTTCATCGTTGTCGAATTCACCAGCAATTTCTTTGATTAACCTGAGAAACAATTCTTTAAACGGTGTTCTTCAGTTCAATTGCTCGATAATGACGAATCTTACCTCACTTGATCTTGGTACCAATAACTTTTCGGGTTCCATTCCTGATAATCTTTCTTCCTGCAAAAAGTTAAAAGCTTTGAATCTCGCTAGGAACAAATTCATAGGCGAAATTCCCGAAAATTTCAAGAATTTTCAATCATTATCTTATCTTTCGCTCTCGAATTGCAGCTTCAGTAACCTTAAAACCACTCTCAAAATCCTACAACACTGCCCGAATTTAACCGTATTGGTATTAACCATGAACTTTCGCGAAGAACAACTACCAATTGACGACACGCTTCGTTTCAACTCACTAAAAGCTCTCGTAATCGCAAATTGTGGGCTCACGGGCCCCATTCCATTATGGTTAAAAGGCTTAACCCGGTTACAGTTGTTGGATTTATCATGGAATCGTTTAACAGGAACAATTCCATCGTATATCGGTAGTGATTTTCAGTCACTGTTTTACTTGGATCTGTCGAACAACTCGTTATCAGGTGAAATCCCGAAAAGTGTCACTCAATTACAAAGTTTATGTTTACAAAACGTGTCGTTAGAAGAAGGTTCACCCGATTTCCCGTTTTTTAAGCGACCGAATATGAGTAACAGAGGGGTAGCGTTACAGTACAATCAGATTATGAGTTTCCCGCCACTTCTCGATCTCAGTCACAACTTTTTAAACGGATCGATTTGGCCTGAATTCGGGAATATGAAAAGATTACATGTTTTGGATCTGAAACACAACAATATATCAGGTGAAATACCGAGCGAGTTATCTGGGATGACGAGTATTGAAACTCTTGATCTTTCATATAACAATTTATCTGGATCGCTTCCTTCTTCGTTGGTGAGTTTGACTTTTTTGTCAAAGTTTTGTGTTGCTTATAATGATCTAAGCGGTTCAATACCGAATGAAGGTCAGTTTGCAACTTTTGCAAACTCGAGCTTTGAAGGAAACAAGAAGTTATGTGAATTTACATGTGAGGATAGCGTTTTCCGTCCTTCTTCAACCAAGGTATCGAAGAAAAGCAAAGCGGAAATTGCTGGTATGGCTATCGGGATTGGGCTCGGAATGGTTTTTATTCTTGCACTTATGTTTGTGATCGTACTTCGTGCAACGAGTAAACAAGAAATCGATCCTGAAAAAGAAGATAACGATGATGACGATAAGGAAGAACATGAGCCTAGGTTAGTGTTTCTTTTTGAAACGAAAGAAGAGCTTTTACTCGATGATGTTTTGAAATCGACCGATAGTTTTGATCAAGCAAACATAATCGGGTGTGGT
This genomic interval carries:
- the LOC139900632 gene encoding phytosulfokine receptor 1-like gives rise to the protein MAVFSLLPPTTTASYNPLFLSLNSLTVISLYKKQYKKQNPKSNLIFAPATCTSFQFCWIVELQLPNKRLTGGLSDLVSSLDHLQTLNLSHNFFTGPVPGSLFRLAYLEVVDLSSNDFNGVIPFSINLPALQVLDITDNGFNGSIPAGICANLNRVRVLKFAMNSLNGNIPFEFRNCTFLEHICVASNFLSGAVPEFLFQLPRLTELDLQDNDFNLIDEIGDFYSRITRLDVSLNRLSGSLPDFFHKFPNLTHFSAQSNRFSGGIPSSLSNSPAISLINLRNNSLNGVLQFNCSIMTNLTSLDLGTNNFSGSIPDNLSSCKKLKALNLARNKFIGEIPENFKNFQSLSYLSLSNCSFSNLKTTLKILQHCPNLTVLVLTMNFREEQLPIDDTLRFNSLKALVIANCGLTGPIPLWLKGLTRLQLLDLSWNRLTGTIPSYIGSDFQSLFYLDLSNNSLSGEIPKSVTQLQSLCLQNVSLEEGSPDFPFFKRPNMSNRGVALQYNQIMSFPPLLDLSHNFLNGSIWPEFGNMKRLHVLDLKHNNISGEIPSELSGMTSIETLDLSYNNLSGSLPSSLVSLTFLSKFCVAYNDLSGSIPNEGQFATFANSSFEGNKKLCEFTCEDSVFRPSSTKVSKKSKAEIAGMAIGIGLGMVFILALMFVIVLRATSKQEIDPEKEDNDDDDKEEHEPRLVFLFETKEELLLDDVLKSTDSFDQANIIGCGGFGLVFKATLPNGQKVAIKRLTGDSGQVDREFQAEVETLSKARHPNLVLLQGYCQHKNDKFLIYSYMENGSLDYWLHEKPDGPSKLDWDTRLKIGQGAIKGLAYLHQSCDPHILHRDIKSSNILLDEYFEAHLADFGLARLMLPYETHVTTDLVGTLGYIPPEYGQASVASYKGDVYSFGVVLLELLTGKRPMDMSKPKGNRDVISWVMQMKREKRENEVFDPLVFDKENAKEMLWVLEIACVCLNELPKLRPSTQELLSWLYHSSLHT